The following proteins are encoded in a genomic region of Pan troglodytes isolate AG18354 chromosome 2, NHGRI_mPanTro3-v2.0_pri, whole genome shotgun sequence:
- the NDUFB4 gene encoding NADH dehydrogenase [ubiquinone] 1 beta subcomplex subunit 4 — protein sequence MSFPKYKPSSLRTLPETLDPAEYNISPETRRAQAERLAIRAQLKREYLLQYNDPNRRGLIENPALLRWAYARTINVYPNFRPTPKNSLMGALCGFGPLIFIYYIIKTERDRKEKLIQEGKLDRTFHLSY from the exons ATGTCGTTCCCAAAGTATAAGCCGTCGAGCCTGCGCACTCTGCCTGAGACCCTCGACCCAGCCGAATACAACATATCTCCGGAAACCCGGCGGGCGCAAGCCGAGCGGTTGGCCATAAGAGCCCAGCTGAAACGAGAGTACCTGCTTCAGTACAACGATCCCAACCGCCGAGGGCTCATC gAAAATCCTGCCTTGCTTCGTTGGGCCTATGCAAGAACAATAAATGTCTATCCTAATTTCAGACCCACTCCTAAAAACTCACTCATGGGAGCTCTGTGTGGATTTGGGCCCCTCAtcttcatttattatattatcaAAACTGAGAGG GATAGGAAAGAAAAACTTATCCAGGAAGGAAAATTGGATCGAACATTTCACCTCTCATATTAA